In Pseudomonas fluorescens NCIMB 11764, a single window of DNA contains:
- the tssJ gene encoding type VI secretion system lipoprotein TssJ translates to MSRCSTAFFKMLTVLMAVVLLAGCSSLSPYSKVTKVNLKLTGSDQLNPDLNGRPSPIVVRLFELKHPVTFENADFFSLYERAKESLAPDLVASEELELRPGETIELKLSVEEGSRYVGILAAYRDLPETKWRYTVQVTPVEVTEADLTLDQAGIRNSNETLAKADD, encoded by the coding sequence ATGTCTCGCTGCTCGACCGCTTTTTTCAAGATGCTGACCGTGCTCATGGCCGTGGTGCTGCTGGCCGGCTGCTCGTCGCTGTCGCCGTATTCCAAAGTGACCAAAGTCAACCTGAAGCTCACCGGCAGCGATCAGCTGAACCCGGACCTCAACGGGCGTCCCTCGCCAATCGTCGTGCGTCTGTTCGAGCTCAAGCACCCGGTGACCTTTGAAAACGCCGATTTCTTCAGCCTGTACGAGCGCGCCAAGGAATCCCTGGCCCCGGACCTGGTGGCCAGCGAAGAACTCGAACTGCGTCCGGGTGAAACCATCGAACTCAAGCTCAGCGTGGAAGAGGGCAGCCGTTACGTCGGGATCCTCGCGGCCTACCGCGACCTGCCGGAAACCAAATGGCGCTACACGGTGCAAGTCACGCCGGTGGAAGTCACCGAGGCTGACCTGACCCTCGATCAGGCCGGTATTCGCAACAGCAACGAAACGCTCGCCAAGGCGGATGACTGA
- the tagH gene encoding type VI secretion system-associated FHA domain protein TagH produces the protein MELVFEMLNTKQFVPTELCQKTFKQAGGVIGRGEDCDWIIPDRKRHLSNHHVDISFREGTFFLTDTSSNGVQDGESGARLRKGEPMRIEHGSTYVLGDFEIRARLVRDPATFDVEVGRPQAAGSIIPDDAFLDLDPLNALDQQERVYSEIDELISPSNAIEDTRQRADYARIDMESLMVPELIDAPAEPAPAPVPKARERQSEDFWEHFGAALGVDLKGLDHDAREALALNAARLLKQSVGGLQQSLRTRSELKNELRLAQTTVQGTHKNPLKFAVDAGEALGILLQPNKPGQLPAEQSISRAFRDLQAHQVALLTASRAAVRGTLEHFSPQQLTLRFERDNKPLLATSGSRWRAYGRYHQALRQDDDWSERLLARDFAQAYEEQIRLISTLHTDHQG, from the coding sequence ATGGAACTGGTTTTCGAAATGCTCAACACCAAGCAGTTCGTGCCCACGGAACTGTGCCAGAAGACCTTCAAGCAGGCCGGTGGCGTGATTGGCCGGGGCGAGGATTGCGACTGGATCATCCCGGATCGCAAGCGTCATCTGTCCAATCACCATGTGGACATCAGCTTTCGCGAAGGGACGTTCTTCCTGACTGACACCAGCAGCAACGGTGTCCAGGATGGCGAAAGCGGCGCGCGCCTGCGCAAGGGCGAACCGATGCGCATCGAGCATGGCAGCACCTACGTGCTGGGTGATTTCGAGATCCGTGCACGGCTGGTGCGCGACCCGGCGACGTTCGACGTGGAAGTCGGCCGCCCGCAAGCCGCGGGCAGCATCATTCCGGACGACGCGTTCCTCGACCTCGACCCGTTGAACGCCCTTGATCAGCAAGAGCGCGTGTACTCGGAAATCGACGAGCTGATCTCCCCGAGCAACGCCATCGAGGACACCCGTCAACGCGCCGACTATGCGCGCATCGACATGGAAAGCCTGATGGTGCCCGAGCTGATCGACGCCCCGGCCGAACCTGCGCCCGCCCCGGTGCCGAAAGCGCGTGAGCGTCAGAGCGAAGATTTCTGGGAGCACTTCGGCGCCGCGCTGGGCGTGGACCTCAAAGGCCTCGACCACGACGCCCGCGAAGCCTTGGCGCTGAACGCTGCGCGCTTGCTCAAGCAGAGCGTCGGCGGTTTGCAGCAGAGCCTGCGCACCCGCAGCGAACTGAAAAACGAACTGCGTCTGGCCCAGACCACCGTGCAGGGCACCCACAAAAACCCGCTGAAGTTCGCCGTCGATGCCGGTGAAGCGCTGGGAATTCTGTTACAGCCGAACAAGCCCGGCCAGTTGCCGGCGGAGCAGTCGATTTCTCGCGCGTTCCGCGATTTGCAGGCGCACCAGGTTGCGCTGCTGACCGCCAGCCGCGCCGCCGTTCGCGGCACGCTGGAGCATTTCTCGCCGCAGCAATTGACCCTGCGGTTCGAGCGCGACAACAAGCCGTTGCTGGCCACGTCCGGCAGTCGCTGGAGAGCCTACGGTCGTTATCACCAGGCTCTGCGTCAGGACGATGACTGGAGCGAGCGTCTGCTGGCCCGCGACTTCGCTCAGGCGTACGAAGAACAGATCCGCCTGATTTCCACCCTTCACACCGACCACCAAGGATGA
- a CDS encoding sigma-54 interaction domain-containing protein, with the protein MFTQVPQPLVYAEALLAQFASLSRAADGAALLGDFVRGVAELSGCELTQLYLLDATHTCLGMNAECLNGILQPRESASLPADYNGEQLLQFALCQNRVVSLGELSGSLHETSFLPPQATPWQSLLCVPLVNQQKAVEGLLLCASRRHIDLQGFADSLGQLGSFVLGQLHLLHRLRQPTGDARPLKASVPSASGYGLIGKSKAMRETYSLISKVLHSPYTVLLRGETGTGKEVVARAIHDCGPRRSQAFIVQNCAAFPENLLESELFGYRKGAFTGADRDRAGLFDAANGGTLLLDEIGDMPLSLQAKLLRVLQEGEIRPLGSNDTHKIDVRIIAATHRDLSVLVSEGKFREDLYYRLAQFPIELPALRQREGDILDLARHFADKACAFLQRDAVRWSDAALDHLSGYAFPGNVRELKGLVERAVLLCEGGELLAEHFSLRMEAMPEDNSLNLRERLEQVERSLLLDCLRKNDGNQTLAARELGLPRRTLLYRLGRLNINLGDFDG; encoded by the coding sequence ATGTTCACTCAAGTGCCGCAGCCGCTGGTGTATGCCGAAGCCTTGCTGGCGCAGTTCGCCAGCCTGTCGCGGGCGGCGGACGGCGCTGCGCTGCTGGGTGACTTCGTGCGCGGGGTGGCGGAGCTGAGCGGGTGCGAGTTGACGCAGCTGTACTTGCTGGACGCGACCCACACCTGCCTGGGGATGAACGCCGAGTGCCTGAACGGCATCCTGCAACCACGCGAATCGGCGAGCCTTCCGGCGGATTACAACGGTGAACAACTGCTGCAATTCGCCTTGTGCCAGAACCGTGTGGTGAGCCTCGGTGAACTGAGCGGCAGCCTGCACGAAACCAGCTTCCTGCCGCCGCAGGCCACGCCGTGGCAGTCGCTGCTGTGCGTGCCGCTGGTCAATCAGCAGAAGGCGGTCGAAGGTTTGCTGCTGTGCGCCAGCCGCCGGCACATCGACCTGCAAGGCTTTGCCGATTCCCTCGGTCAACTGGGTTCGTTTGTGCTCGGCCAACTGCATTTGCTGCACCGTCTGCGTCAGCCGACCGGTGATGCACGACCGCTCAAGGCCAGCGTCCCGAGTGCCAGTGGTTACGGCCTGATCGGCAAGAGCAAGGCCATGCGCGAGACCTATTCGCTGATCAGCAAAGTCCTGCACAGCCCTTACACCGTGCTGTTGCGCGGCGAAACCGGCACCGGCAAGGAAGTGGTCGCCCGCGCCATCCACGACTGCGGCCCGCGTCGGTCCCAGGCGTTCATTGTGCAGAACTGCGCGGCGTTCCCCGAGAACCTGCTGGAAAGCGAGCTGTTCGGCTACCGCAAGGGCGCGTTCACCGGTGCTGATCGCGACCGCGCCGGGCTGTTCGACGCGGCCAATGGCGGCACCTTGTTGCTCGATGAAATCGGCGACATGCCGTTGTCGCTGCAAGCCAAGTTGTTGCGCGTGTTGCAGGAAGGCGAGATCCGCCCGCTGGGTTCCAACGACACCCACAAGATCGACGTGCGCATCATCGCCGCGACGCACCGGGATTTGTCGGTGCTGGTGAGTGAAGGCAAATTCCGCGAGGACTTGTATTACCGTCTCGCGCAATTTCCGATCGAACTGCCGGCCCTGCGTCAGCGTGAAGGCGACATCCTCGATCTGGCCCGGCATTTCGCCGACAAGGCGTGTGCGTTTTTGCAGCGCGACGCGGTGCGTTGGTCCGATGCGGCGCTGGATCACCTGTCCGGTTATGCCTTCCCCGGCAATGTGCGCGAACTCAAAGGCCTGGTCGAACGCGCCGTTTTGCTGTGTGAGGGCGGTGAATTGCTGGCCGAGCATTTTTCCCTGCGCATGGAAGCCATGCCGGAAGACAACAGCTTGAACCTGCGCGAACGCCTGGAGCAGGTCGAACGCAGCCTGCTGCTCGATTGCCTGCGCAAAAACGACGGCAACCAGACCCTCGCCGCCCGCGAACTCGGCCTGCCACGCCGCACGCTGCTGTACCGCCTCGGGCGCCTGAATATCAATTTGGGTGATTTCGATGGCTGA
- the tssH gene encoding type VI secretion system ATPase TssH yields MINVDLQQLIQALDAETRRDLESSAERCVARGGSKILVEDLLLGLLERPQGLLARALQDAEVDAGELSAALQSRVEHSASRNPVFAPELVQWLQDALLVANLELGQSQVEQAALILALLRNPMRYAGSRYQSLLSKLNIERLKEFALSQKEQPATGKPAVPGESLLQRFTHNLTQQARDGKLDPVLCRDGAIRQMVDILARRRKNNPIVVGEAGVGKTAIVEGLASRIAAGEVPQVLKGVELLSLDMGLLQAGASVKGEFERRLKGVIDEVKASPKPIILFIDEAHTLIGAGGNAGGSDAANLLKPALARGELRTIAATTWAEYKKYFEKDPALARRFQPVQLHEPTVSEAVTILRGLAQVYEKSHGIYLRDDAVVAAAELSARYLAGRQLPDKAVDVLDTACARVRISLAAAPESLERLRGELAEGGRQRQALRRDAEAGLLIDHEALGALEDRLAEAEDEMVALETLWTEQKELAERLLDLRQQLAKARETAAVEPAVTVEEDAEGTVIETLPVDAAQSVETLETALNETHKALTELQVKERLVSFEVCPRLVAEVISAWTGVPLAQLAREHNAKVASFATDLRTRIRGQEQAVHALDRSMRATAAGMNKPDAPVGVFLLVGPSGVGKTETALALADLLYGGDRFITTINMSEFQEKHTVSRLIGAPPGYVGYGEGGMLTEAVRQKPYSVVLLDEVEKADPDVLNLFYQIFDKGVANDGEGREIDFRNTLILMTSNLGSDRISELCENGARPTAEVLEETIRPVLSKHFKPALLARMRVVPYYPVGGPVLRELIEIKLGRLGERLNRRQLDFTYSQDLVDHLAERCTQSDSGARLIDHLLDLHVLPLVADRLLDAMATGESLKRVHATLDGGASVTCEFA; encoded by the coding sequence ATGATCAACGTAGACCTGCAACAACTTATCCAGGCGCTGGACGCCGAAACCCGTCGTGATCTGGAAAGTTCTGCCGAGCGTTGCGTCGCCCGTGGCGGCAGCAAGATCCTCGTCGAAGACTTGCTGCTGGGCCTGCTGGAGCGCCCGCAAGGCTTGCTCGCACGCGCGCTGCAAGACGCCGAAGTGGATGCCGGTGAGCTGAGCGCCGCCCTGCAATCGCGGGTCGAGCACAGCGCCTCGCGCAACCCGGTGTTCGCCCCGGAACTGGTGCAGTGGCTGCAGGATGCGTTGCTGGTGGCCAACCTTGAACTGGGCCAAAGCCAGGTCGAGCAAGCCGCGTTGATCCTCGCGCTGTTGCGCAACCCGATGCGCTACGCCGGCAGCCGCTACCAGTCGTTGCTGTCCAAACTGAACATCGAGCGCCTGAAAGAATTCGCCCTGTCGCAGAAAGAACAACCGGCGACGGGCAAACCCGCTGTACCCGGCGAATCGCTGCTGCAGCGCTTCACCCACAACCTGACCCAGCAAGCCCGCGACGGCAAACTCGACCCGGTGTTGTGCCGCGATGGCGCGATTCGGCAGATGGTCGACATCCTCGCCCGTCGCCGCAAGAACAACCCGATTGTGGTCGGTGAAGCCGGCGTCGGTAAAACCGCGATCGTCGAAGGCCTGGCTTCGCGCATCGCCGCTGGTGAAGTGCCGCAAGTGTTGAAAGGCGTGGAGTTGCTGTCGCTGGACATGGGCCTGTTGCAGGCCGGCGCCAGCGTCAAAGGCGAATTCGAACGTCGCCTCAAAGGCGTCATCGATGAAGTCAAAGCGTCGCCGAAACCGATCATCCTGTTCATCGACGAAGCCCACACGCTGATCGGCGCGGGCGGCAATGCCGGCGGTTCCGACGCGGCCAACCTGCTCAAGCCAGCCTTGGCCCGTGGCGAGTTGCGCACCATCGCTGCCACCACGTGGGCGGAGTACAAGAAGTACTTCGAAAAAGACCCGGCCCTGGCCCGTCGTTTCCAACCGGTGCAACTGCACGAACCGACCGTCAGCGAAGCGGTGACCATCCTCCGTGGCCTGGCTCAGGTTTACGAGAAGAGCCACGGCATTTACCTGCGCGATGACGCGGTGGTGGCGGCGGCCGAATTGTCCGCCCGTTACCTCGCCGGTCGGCAGCTGCCGGACAAGGCTGTCGACGTGCTCGACACCGCGTGCGCCCGCGTACGCATCAGCCTCGCCGCTGCGCCGGAAAGCCTTGAGCGCCTGCGCGGCGAACTGGCTGAAGGGGGGCGTCAACGTCAGGCGCTGCGTCGTGATGCCGAAGCCGGTCTGCTGATCGATCACGAAGCGTTGGGCGCTCTGGAAGATCGCCTGGCCGAGGCCGAAGACGAAATGGTCGCCCTCGAAACGCTGTGGACCGAACAGAAAGAACTGGCCGAGCGTTTGCTGGATCTGCGCCAGCAACTGGCCAAGGCCCGCGAAACCGCAGCCGTCGAGCCTGCTGTCACGGTTGAAGAAGATGCCGAAGGCACCGTCATCGAAACACTGCCGGTGGACGCAGCGCAAAGCGTCGAAACTCTGGAAACCGCGCTCAACGAAACTCACAAAGCCTTGACTGAGCTGCAGGTCAAAGAACGTCTGGTGAGCTTCGAAGTGTGCCCGCGCCTGGTCGCCGAAGTGATCAGCGCCTGGACCGGCGTACCGCTGGCGCAACTGGCCCGTGAGCACAACGCCAAGGTCGCGAGCTTCGCCACCGACCTGCGCACCCGCATCCGTGGTCAGGAACAAGCTGTTCACGCACTGGACCGCTCGATGCGCGCCACCGCTGCCGGCATGAACAAACCCGATGCACCGGTCGGCGTGTTCCTGCTGGTCGGCCCGAGCGGCGTCGGCAAGACCGAAACCGCGCTGGCCCTTGCCGACTTGCTGTACGGCGGTGATCGTTTCATCACCACCATCAACATGTCCGAGTTCCAGGAGAAACACACCGTCTCGCGCCTGATCGGTGCGCCACCGGGCTATGTCGGTTACGGCGAGGGCGGCATGCTCACCGAAGCCGTGCGTCAGAAGCCGTACTCCGTTGTGCTGCTCGATGAGGTCGAAAAGGCCGACCCGGACGTACTGAACCTGTTCTACCAAATCTTCGACAAGGGCGTGGCCAACGACGGCGAAGGGCGCGAGATCGACTTCCGCAACACGCTGATCCTGATGACTTCGAACCTGGGCAGCGACCGCATCAGCGAGCTCTGCGAAAACGGCGCACGACCCACCGCCGAAGTGCTCGAAGAAACCATTCGCCCGGTGCTCAGCAAACACTTCAAACCGGCGCTGCTGGCGCGTATGCGCGTCGTGCCGTACTACCCGGTCGGCGGTCCGGTGTTGCGCGAGCTGATCGAAATCAAACTCGGTCGTTTGGGCGAGCGCCTGAACCGTCGTCAGCTGGATTTCACTTACTCGCAAGACCTCGTCGATCACCTGGCGGAGCGGTGCACCCAAAGCGACAGCGGCGCACGCCTGATCGATCACTTGCTGGACCTGCACGTGCTGCCGCTGGTGGCCGACCGCTTGCTCGATGCGATGGCCACCGGGGAAAGCCTCAAGCGTGTCCATGCGACGCTCGACGGCGGCGCCAGCGTGACCTGCGAGTTCGCCTGA
- the tssG gene encoding type VI secretion system baseplate subunit TssG codes for MDTTYGPSAASLSGLTRGIREYSLFQAVLLVVDRLREAHPHLSEDDLYDQLEFQANPSLGFPGSDVDRVEFFHEQGQMRARLRFNLIGLVGSGSPLPAFYGEQALGDSEDGNPTRHFLDLFHHRLQRLMLPIWRKYRYRASFQSGALDPFSAQLFALIGLGGEEIRKAQELNWKRLLPYLGLLSLRAHSAALIEAVLRYYFKHAELTIEQCIERRVEILDEQRNRLGRANSLLGEDLVLGEHVRDRSGKFRIHIRELDWQRFHEFLPIGFGYQPLCALVRFTLRDPLDYDIRLVLRQEEIRELRIGEQNACRLGWTSWLGREKADGVVTLGSKIH; via the coding sequence ATGGACACCACGTATGGGCCTTCAGCCGCTTCTTTAAGCGGACTGACCCGAGGAATACGCGAGTACTCGCTGTTTCAGGCCGTGCTGCTGGTGGTTGACCGGCTGCGCGAGGCCCACCCGCACCTGAGCGAAGACGACCTGTACGACCAGCTGGAATTCCAGGCCAACCCGAGCCTGGGTTTCCCCGGCAGCGACGTCGATCGTGTGGAGTTTTTCCACGAGCAGGGGCAGATGCGCGCGCGCCTGCGCTTCAACCTGATCGGCCTGGTCGGCTCCGGTTCGCCGCTGCCGGCGTTCTACGGCGAGCAGGCGTTAGGCGACAGCGAAGACGGCAACCCGACCCGCCACTTCCTCGACCTGTTTCACCATCGCCTGCAACGGCTGATGCTGCCGATCTGGCGCAAGTACCGCTACCGCGCCAGCTTCCAGAGCGGCGCGCTCGATCCATTTTCGGCGCAGCTGTTTGCCTTGATCGGCCTCGGCGGCGAAGAGATCCGCAAGGCCCAGGAACTCAACTGGAAACGCCTGCTGCCGTACCTCGGTCTGCTCAGTTTGCGGGCGCACTCGGCGGCGCTGATCGAAGCGGTGCTGCGTTACTACTTCAAGCACGCCGAACTGACCATCGAGCAGTGCATCGAGCGTCGTGTGGAAATTCTCGACGAGCAGCGCAATCGGCTGGGCCGCGCCAACAGCCTGCTCGGCGAAGACCTGGTGCTGGGCGAACACGTACGCGACCGCAGCGGCAAATTCCGTATCCACATCCGCGAGCTCGACTGGCAGCGCTTTCACGAATTCCTGCCGATCGGTTTCGGCTACCAGCCGCTGTGCGCGCTGGTGCGGTTCACCCTGCGTGACCCGCTCGATTACGACATTCGCCTGGTGTTGCGCCAGGAAGAAATCCGCGAACTGCGCATCGGTGAGCAGAACGCCTGTCGCCTGGGATGGACCAGTTGGCTGGGCCGCGAAAAAGCGGACGGCGTGGTGACCCTGGGCAGCAAAATTCATTAA